Part of the Longimicrobium sp. genome, GACTGCGGCGGTGGGCGGATGCGTTGCGCGGTGGCCCGGCGGTCACCCTGCTCCGCGCGGACATCGCGGGCGCGTTCGACCTGCCGCCGGTGGACGGGGTGGTGATGGCGAACGTGCTCCACTTCATCGCGGAGCCGGAGGCGGCGCTCGCGCGGATCGCCGCGCATCTCGAGCCCGGCGGGCGGCTGGTGCTGATCGAGTACGAGGGGCGGCGGCCGAGCCGGTGGGTGCCGTACCCGGTCTCCGCCGCGCGCTTCGCGGAGTTCGCGGCGGGCGCGGGGCTGGCGCCGCCGCGCGTCGCCGCCACGCGCCCGTCCGCGTTCGGCGGCCATCTCTACGTCGCCGTCGCCACGCGCGCCATGGCATGACGAAATCCGCGGCGATGCTGGACACCGCCGCCGCGCGGACGCATCGTTGCCGGGCCGACAATGCAGTCTCCATCCCCACCCGCCGGAGGCTCTCCGTGCCCGCATCGCGCCCGATCCTCGCCACGCTCGCCATCCCCATCGCCCTGCTCGCCCTTGCCGCGCCGGTGCGCGCGCAGGAGACGCCGCGCCCGCTCGCCGCGCTCGCCTTCATGTCCGGCTGCTGGCGCGGCGACGCGGGCGTGGACAAGTCGATCGAGGAGCACTGGACGGCCGCGGATTCGGACATGATGCTGGCGACGACGCGCTACCTCGACGACAACACGGGGCGGACGCGCGCGTGGGAGCTGAGCCGCATCGTGGCCGACTCGGCGGGGATTGCGCTCCTTCCCGCGCCGCGCGGCGAGCAGCGGGGCCGCTTCCGCCTGACCGCCAGCGCGCCCGGCGACGCGCGCTTCGAGGACCCGGCGCACGACTTCCCCAGGCGCATCCTCTACCGCCGCGTCGACGCGCGCCACCTGGCCGTCCGCATCGACGCCGGCGAGAACGACCGCGAGGCGCAGGAGTGGCGGCTGGAGCTCGTCGCCTGCCCGGCGCCGCGGTAGTTGGCGGGACCAAACCACCATCTCAATCCGCAACGATCTTCCCCGCGAACCGCATGGCCCGCCTCCCCCACGCCTCCGAGATCTACGCAGCAACAGAGTTGTGGCGAAACCGGGCGTTGCTCCGTGATGAATCGGTGCTGCAAGACAGCGGAGGCTTCTGGGCCATCAACAATGTCCGCTACCTCCGCGCCGCCATCATTCCCGACGCTCCCACGCCGGGAATCGCGGGACTCGAAGAAGCCCTCCGGCTGCAGATCGCCTCCCGGCAGCCCGAGGTCATCCGCCTCGCGGCCGAGATGATGTGGATGCTTTTCCTGTTCCCGCGGTCCCTGGCGCCAAAGCGGAAACGGGAGCTGATCGGCACGGTGTGGGGATGGTCGAAAGCCAAGCTCGACCTGAGCAATTCCCTGCTGTCCGACGCGGTGATGGCCGGGGTCGGCGACGCGGGCCGGGCATTCAACACGCATCGCGACCGTGAGTTCGAGGCGTTGGTCGAGGTCACGATCGCCCTGAAGGAGGCGGGAAGCAGCATCACTTCGATCTCTCCCCGGCAGTTCGGAGAACTGATCGATCGCGTTCCGAAAGCCGCCGGGCGCAAGATCCGGAACATGCTGCTTCACCTGTACCATCCGGACCATTACGAGCCGATCGCCTCGAACACGCACAAGCGCCAGATCGTCAGGGGGTTCGCGGATCTGCTGCCCGATGGCGAGCAGCCGAAAACCAAGCCGTTGATCGAAGTCGACGATCAGCTCCTCGTCATCCGCCGCAAGCTGCAGGAGCGGTCTCCCGACAGGCAGGTCGACTTCTACGATCCGCTGATGCAGGCGGTCTGGAACCCGCCCGCCGAGGCCGCGCCGCAAAAGAAGGCGCGCAGGCCGACGATGAAGCAGGCGGCCAGCGCGGCGGAGGAAGCGGCCAGGGCGGCGGAGGAAACGGCGAAGGTGGCCGAGCCGGATCTCGTCGCGCAGGAAGCGGACGTGGTCGAGAAGGCAAGCGAGGTCGAGCAGTCTTCGGCCACGGAGGAACACCCCCTGCCGGAGGCGGCGAACGACGAGACGCGGGCGGGCGTGTGGTTCGCGAACGAGCTTGCACAACGTGCGAGCCTCCCCGCGCCAACTGCGGACCTCCTCTTCGCCAGCCTGATCCACCAGTCCTCGGACCCGGAATACGGCTCGCCGGCCGCGGCCGCGGTCAACGAGCTGATGGCCAAGTCGCTCGCCGCGCGCGGGCAGACTCTGTCTCCCGCGCAGGTGATGACGGCTCACTACGCGGTCGATCCGAACGAAGTGACGACCGTGCAGACCGGGTGGTCGCCGGGCGCGGCACTGTCGCCCATCCTCGACGCCGCCGACCAGGTTCGCACGGGGGTAGGCCAGCCGCGGCTGCAGCCACTTTCGCCACGCCACATCCTCACCGTCCTGCTCCGTCCCGGCCCACACTCCGTCACCGCCATCCTCCGCGGACTGGGCTTCGATCCCGCGGAGCTTCGCGCGGCGCTGCTCGACTCCATCCTCGGGCGGCGGCTGGGCGAAGACCCCGTGGAATGGCGGCGCCTGCTCGAGATCGACGAGACGCCCACGCCGGACGTGGACATCTACGCCGGCTTCAGCACCGACGCGCTGCGGACCGGCGACGCGGCGGGGATCACCCGCAAGGACGACCGGCTGAACGTGATGCGCGACGTCACCGCGCTGGCCGAGGTGCTCGGCGCGCGGGACACCAAGCCGCCGCTGGCCGTGGGCCTGTTCGGCGACTGGGGGACGGGGAAGAGCTTCTTCATGGAGCTGCTGCGGCAGGAGATCGAGCTGCTCGGCACGCAGAACCACGAGTTCTACTGCAACCGCGTGGTGCAGGTGTGGTTCAACGCCTGGCACTACATGGAGTCGAACCTGTGGGCCAGCCTGGCCGCGCGCGTGTTCGAGGAGCTGGCGGAGCACATCGAGACCAAGTGGGCGCTGCCGAAGGACGAGCGCGAGGAGCTGTTCAAGCAGCTGCAGCAGAGCCAGGGCGTGCTGGCCGAGGCCGTGGCCGAGCGCGAGGAGGCCACCCGTCGGCTGAGCGGCATCCAGGCGCGGCAGAACGACCGGCGGCAGCAGATGCGGGACGCGGCGTCGGCCGCGCTCGACGAAGCGGTCGCCACGCTGGGGAAACGGCCCGAGATCCAGGAAGCGCTGCGCGACGCCAAGAAGCGCCTGGGGCTGACCGCCGCCGAGGCCGACATCACCATGGTCGTCGACGAGGCGCGGCGCCTCCGCTCGCTCGGCGGGCGAATCATGGCGCTCGCCCGCACGCTGTGGCGCAGGCCGGTGTTCCTGCTGCTCGGCATCGCCCTCTTCGCCGCGCTCACCGTCGGCGCCACGCTGCTGATCGAGAACGCCGATTTCCTGAGCGGGGCGTCGCAGGTGGTGGCGACCGCGGCGGCGTGGCTGGCGGCCGCGGCGGTGGCCGTGGCGCCCGTGGCGCTGCAGGTGTCGCGCGGCGTGGCGTGGATCGAGGACGTGGCCACGCGGCTGCAGCAACGCCGCGACTCCGCGCAGCGGCAGCGAGAGCTCGCCATCAACAACGAGCTGGACCGCCTGAAGGAGCGCGAGCGCGAGGCGCAGGCCCGCGTCGACGCGCTGAACCGCGAGATCGAGGACCTGCGCGCGGGGCGGCGGCTGCAGCGCTTCATCCTCGAACGCCACACCTCGGCCGAGTACCGCCAGCACCTGGGGCTGGTGAACCTGATCCGCAAGGACTTCGAGCAGCTCAGCAAGCTCCTGATCGAGTCCGAGAAGGAGAGCGCCGCCTCGCCGGGAGGTGATGGGAAGAAGGCGGTCGCCACGAACGTCCTGACGGTTCCGCGACAGGCCGAAGCGGACGTCGACGTGGAGGCATCAGCCGTCTCGAACGCGGAGGATCAGCCGGCGACCGGCGAGGGCGCGCCCGCGGGCGAGACGAAGCCGGCGCCGCTCCCCAGGATCGACCGCATCATCCTCTACATCGACGACCTGGACCGCTGCCCTGAGGAGCGCGTGGTGCAGGTGCTCCAGGCGGTGCACCTGCTGCTGGCCTTCCCCCTCTTCGTGGTCGTCGTCGGCGTCGACTCGCGCTGGCTGCTGCTGTCGCTGGAGGATCACTACGCCGCGCTCCGCGGCAGCTCCACCCGCACGCGCGACGAAGACGGCAAGCAGGAGAGGAAGAAGTCCGAGTCCGAGTGGAGCACCACGCCGCAGAACTACCTGGAGAAGATCTTCCAGATCCCCTTCTCCCTGCGGCCGATGGAGTCCGGCGGCTTCGGCCAGCTCGTCACCTCCCTCCTCCCGATCACCGAGGAGGACGAGGAGACGAAGGACGACGCCGAGGCCACCGACGACCATGGCGGCACGGCGCACGAATCAGAGGTCGATCAGCAGCAGGAGCTCGATTCTCACGAGGACGAGGAGGAGATCGACGCTGCGGCGGACGAGGAGATGGACGAGGAAGAGGAGGTCGTGGAAGACGAATCGTCGGACGGCGGCGACGAGGCCGATGCGGCGGATCACGCGGGTGAGACCGACGCGGGAGATGGCGCCGGTGGCGAGGCTAAGGCGAAAGCCGAGGAGAAGCTGATCGCGAAGCCGAACCCGCTGGGGCTCACCATCAGCAAGGGCGAGCGCGACTTCATCGCCAGGCTGCACCCGCTGATCGCGTCGCCGCGCGCGCTGAAGCGCTTCACCAACGTGTACCGCTTCCTGCGCGTGCAGCAGCGCGGCGCCGCGCTCGACCGTTTCCGCGGCAGCGACGGCCGCGCGGGCGAGTTCGAGGTCGTGGCGCTGCTCCTCGGCGCCGTCGTGGGCTACCCGGCCGAGGCCGCGCACCTGCTCCGCGCCGTGCTCGCCAACCGCGACGCGGAGTGGTGGGCGCTGGTGGAGAAGCTCAGCGACGCCGGCGCGGAGGAAGACGCGAAGACGCGCGCCGAAGCGGCCGCCGCCGCGCCGTCCCCGTTCGCCGAGGACGGGCGGCGGACGCTGCGCGAGGCGCTGCTGGAGGTGAAGAAGTCGGTGGAGATCGGCGCTCACACGCCCCGCACCTTCGCGAACTGGACGCGCGAGGTGGCGCGCTTCTCCTTCCAGTCCGGCCGCATCCTCTCCATCCGCGGCGCGGAGGAAGAAGAGGAGGAGCCGGAGGAGAGCCCGGCGTAACATCGCAGCATCTTCTACCGATTTCCGAATTCGCCTTGCACACCGTGCATTGGACGAAGGAATGTCATTCCGAAGGCGCTGCGCCGCCCTTTCCTCCGTGCCGTAGCCGTGGCGCCTGAGGAATCTGTGGCCGGCTTCCGAGCCACAGCCCGCCTGTCGCTCGGACGCATGCCACAGATCCCTCGGGCGCCAACCGTCCGCGCAGACGCATACTCGAAGCGGCGCCCTCGGGATGACATCATCTCATGATCAGATGCGGGGTTCATCGGTAGACCGATCTCCATCTCCAAAACACTAGCGCCGGCGGAGAAAATCTCCGCCGGCGCTCGTCTTTGTCGTCGAACCTTGGTCAGTCGTCGACCTTGCGGAGGTCGCCCATGGGGCCGGCGAGCGAGCCGTCGCTGTTGCGGGTCAGCACCATGTTGCCGCCCTCGGCGTTCTTCAGGATCACCCGGTCGCCGTCCATCTCGAACGGCACCTGCGTGGTGCCGGCCATGGGGATGGTGACGTAGGCGTTGTCGCCCTTGAACTCCACCTGCATCATCCCGTTGCTGGTGGCGTATTTCCCGTCGAGGTGGTGGCCGCACGCGGCGAGCGCCAGCGTGGCCACGGCGATGGAGAGGCGGCGGAGGGACGATGGGATCATGGGACGTGTCTCCTGACAGGGTTGAAGCGGCAGTCCTTCGGGGGGTGACGTGCCCGGGCTTCATCCGCCGTCGAGGTGCGCGGAGCCGTGATTCGCGTGGGGATGGCTCCGCGCCCGCGCCGGTCCGCTCCGCGCTGCGGGCCGGTGGACGGCGGGGGAGACGCTTGCCGGCGTCGGGATCCGGGAGAGGGCTGAAGGGTGTGCGCACGATCGGCCGCCGGGCGATCCGGCGAGCCTGTCCGCGACCACGGCGGCGGGCCCCGCGGAGAGGCCGCGCGCAGTCGAATACGACGGTCCGGCGAGATCCGTTTCACGCACGGGAGCGCCGCGGAGGAGGGGAGACGGCGGAGGGTTCGCCGCCCGCGGGCGCCGGCCGCCGCGACGGCGCGGCGAGCGAGAGCTGCGCGGGGGGAGATCACGCCGCCCGCGCGCAGGCCCATCCAGAGCGATGGACGGAAATCACGATACGCGCGATCCCCCGCCCGCGCCACGATCTTGTTCAACCCTGCCGGCGACGGCCGTCCCGGCGGAAACGCGCCCTGCCCGGCCATCCACTTCACTGCGCAGCGGTCCCGTCATCCCCCCGTTCGACCGGAGACGCCACGATGCCCTCCCGCGCCCTCCCCATCCTCGCCGCACCCCTGCTGCTCGCGCTCGCGTGCCGCGGACCCGGCGCGGCGCCGGCCCCTGCACCGGCTCGCGTCGCCGTGCCGGACACCAGTCCGTACGCCGTGGTGCGGCCCAGGCCCGGCGTGCTGCACCGCATCATCCTGATCGGCGACGCCGGCAAGGCGAAGGACGGCGACTCGGTGATGGTGGCGCTGCACGAGGTGGCGGCACAGCACCCGAGCACCACCGTGCTCTTCCTCGGTGACAACGCCTATCCGTGCGGCATCACCCGGTGGACGAGGACGCCGCCCGCGATCTGCCGCATGCGCGTTCCCCCCGGCACCGCGGAGTCGCCCGCCGAGTACGCCAACCGGCAGGCCCGCTCGCGGCTGATGGCGCAGATCCACGCGCTCGGCGGCACCCAGGCCCAGGGCTACTTCATCCCCGGCAACCACGACTGGTACGGCGACACCATCGCGGGGCGCGCGGGCGCCGACGCCATCCGCCGCGAGGGGGAGATCATCCGCCAGGCGCGCGACTCGTCGTACCGCGTGGCCATGCTCCCCGACAACACCTGCCCGGGGCCCGAGTCGATCGACCTTCCGCGCGTGCGCCTGATCATTCTCGACACGCAGAGGCTGCTGCGCATCTTCGAAGACGCGCGCCGCAGGCAGCCCCGGCTGCGGCCGCCGCCGGACTGCCGCTTCTGGACGCCTGCCCAGATCGGTCCCGAGCTGGCGCGGCTGGTGCGCGGCGCCCGCGACGAGGGGCGGGAGGTGGTCGTCGCGTCACACCATCCGCCGGTGACGTACGGCTCCCACTGCCCCCGCTTCACCCGGCGCGCCATCAACTGGCTGCGCGGCCCGGGAGAGCGCGCCGTCACCCGCGACCGCTTCGGCCCGCAGCAGGACGTGCGCACGCCGGCCTACGACCGGATGCGGCTCTTCATGGCCGAGACCTTCCAGGAAAGCCCGCCGCTGGTCTACGCGGGCGGGCACGACCACAGCCTGCAGGTGATCCGCACCCGGCTGGTGGCGAACCGCACGGGGTGCGCGCTGGCCGCCGCCGCGGCAGCCAACGTGATCGTCAGCGGCGCGGGCTCGAACCTGTCGGCGGTCAAGCCGTGGGCGGGGCTGCAGCCCGACGTGCCGAGCGCGCGCGGGTTTGTGGTGCTGGACGTCTCGCCCGACGAGTTCCGCGTGAGGATCGTCCAGCCCGCGGCGATCCTGCGGGGCGCGCATCCGGACAACGCGGCCGGGTACGTGCTCACGCGCTAAGTAGATAGTCCTGAGTCCCAAGTCCTGAATCCTAAGTCCTGAGTCCTAAGTCCTGAGTGCTAAGTCCTGAGTGCTGAACTGCACAGATGATAGCGATCCGGAAACTCAGGACTTGGGACTCAGGACTACGTACTGGATGGTCTCTCCGGACAGCGATGCCGTCGCCCTGCCCACACCGTATCTCCCCCGCGCGGCGCAGCTTGGAGGGTGGCGATCTGCGGGCGCGGGATGCGTCCGGCATCGCCGGAAACCGGAGGAGGGAGCATGAGCACGCTCGTACACGAGCTGGAGCGCTCGCGCGCGCACCCGGTGGACGTGCGCGTGCCGCCG contains:
- a CDS encoding class I SAM-dependent methyltransferase, whose protein sequence is MNDRDALALLRAAIPSADRETWADLGAGGGTFTRALAALVGPSGHVIAVDADERALAGLRRWADALRGGPAVTLLRADIAGAFDLPPVDGVVMANVLHFIAEPEAALARIAAHLEPGGRLVLIEYEGRRPSRWVPYPVSAARFAEFAAGAGLAPPRVAATRPSAFGGHLYVAVATRAMA
- a CDS encoding DUF6265 family protein, with amino-acid sequence MPASRPILATLAIPIALLALAAPVRAQETPRPLAALAFMSGCWRGDAGVDKSIEEHWTAADSDMMLATTRYLDDNTGRTRAWELSRIVADSAGIALLPAPRGEQRGRFRLTASAPGDARFEDPAHDFPRRILYRRVDARHLAVRIDAGENDREAQEWRLELVACPAPR
- a CDS encoding P-loop NTPase fold protein, whose protein sequence is MLQDSGGFWAINNVRYLRAAIIPDAPTPGIAGLEEALRLQIASRQPEVIRLAAEMMWMLFLFPRSLAPKRKRELIGTVWGWSKAKLDLSNSLLSDAVMAGVGDAGRAFNTHRDREFEALVEVTIALKEAGSSITSISPRQFGELIDRVPKAAGRKIRNMLLHLYHPDHYEPIASNTHKRQIVRGFADLLPDGEQPKTKPLIEVDDQLLVIRRKLQERSPDRQVDFYDPLMQAVWNPPAEAAPQKKARRPTMKQAASAAEEAARAAEETAKVAEPDLVAQEADVVEKASEVEQSSATEEHPLPEAANDETRAGVWFANELAQRASLPAPTADLLFASLIHQSSDPEYGSPAAAAVNELMAKSLAARGQTLSPAQVMTAHYAVDPNEVTTVQTGWSPGAALSPILDAADQVRTGVGQPRLQPLSPRHILTVLLRPGPHSVTAILRGLGFDPAELRAALLDSILGRRLGEDPVEWRRLLEIDETPTPDVDIYAGFSTDALRTGDAAGITRKDDRLNVMRDVTALAEVLGARDTKPPLAVGLFGDWGTGKSFFMELLRQEIELLGTQNHEFYCNRVVQVWFNAWHYMESNLWASLAARVFEELAEHIETKWALPKDEREELFKQLQQSQGVLAEAVAEREEATRRLSGIQARQNDRRQQMRDAASAALDEAVATLGKRPEIQEALRDAKKRLGLTAAEADITMVVDEARRLRSLGGRIMALARTLWRRPVFLLLGIALFAALTVGATLLIENADFLSGASQVVATAAAWLAAAAVAVAPVALQVSRGVAWIEDVATRLQQRRDSAQRQRELAINNELDRLKEREREAQARVDALNREIEDLRAGRRLQRFILERHTSAEYRQHLGLVNLIRKDFEQLSKLLIESEKESAASPGGDGKKAVATNVLTVPRQAEADVDVEASAVSNAEDQPATGEGAPAGETKPAPLPRIDRIILYIDDLDRCPEERVVQVLQAVHLLLAFPLFVVVVGVDSRWLLLSLEDHYAALRGSSTRTRDEDGKQERKKSESEWSTTPQNYLEKIFQIPFSLRPMESGGFGQLVTSLLPITEEDEETKDDAEATDDHGGTAHESEVDQQQELDSHEDEEEIDAAADEEMDEEEEVVEDESSDGGDEADAADHAGETDAGDGAGGEAKAKAEEKLIAKPNPLGLTISKGERDFIARLHPLIASPRALKRFTNVYRFLRVQQRGAALDRFRGSDGRAGEFEVVALLLGAVVGYPAEAAHLLRAVLANRDAEWWALVEKLSDAGAEEDAKTRAEAAAAAPSPFAEDGRRTLREALLEVKKSVEIGAHTPRTFANWTREVARFSFQSGRILSIRGAEEEEEEPEESPA